The segment AACTCTTCGCGCAGGCAGATTTACACCAGCAGCTAAAGTAGGAGTTGCAGTTAAAAATTTTATATGTCTATTTTTATATTCAGTTTCAATTATTGTACGACATCTTTGATCAAGTCCTGCATGATGAAATGCAGTACCATTTTTCACCATTTGTGCCAATTCAGTAGTTAATTTTGTATTATCATAACTATCCTTTGGAAGAATTTTCTTTGAAATTTTTTCTAATTCTTTTTTTTGGTTTTCATTAAGCATTTTTACAACATCTCTTCCAGCCTCCTTTGCCCACGCTACAGCATTTTTTCGTGTCATTGCAAATATCAAACATTGATCTCCATCATCAACAGTATCCAATCCTAAACCAATCCAATCTTTCTGATGTCTAGATTCCTGACGATCGTTTGAGAGATTTCCTTCAGTTTCTTCTCGGTCTTGGTTCGTTATGATATGTCTACTGTATACGGCTTCAGATAATGGAACTCGTCTAAATGTACTCTCAACTAAATCGCAATCTAACCAATCCGCTAATTCATCACTATTCGATATGGTTGCACTGAGTCCAATTATTCTAGGTGGATTTTTTCCAATAAATCCAGATCTAAGTCTAGTTAGAACAATTTCTAATGTTGGACCTCTAGTATCATCACCAATCAAATGAATTTCATCAGAGACTACCAAACCTATATCATAGATCCAATCTTGTTGAAATGCCATATTTGCATCCATACTTTCATTTGTGAGAAATATTACATCTGCATCTTCAAGTTTCTCTTTTTTTTCTTTTGAATCTCCAGTGGATAATGCAACTTTTATTTTTCTACCTAGATTAAATTTCTCTAATTTTTTAAATTCTTCAAATTTTTCACTGGTTAGGGCACGTAAAGGAGTTAGATAAACAACTTTTGTCTTATGTTTTGAAAGATGAGAAAGAGTTGCTAACATTGCAATTAGTGTTTTTCCACTTGCAGTAGGTATTGTTACTAAGATGTTTTTCTTGTCGTCAAATAATCCAGCTTTTACTGCTTCTTCTTGTGGCTCAAATAGTTTTTCATACCCTTGAGAAGTTAGAAAATCAATTACTTCAGGTTTTAGATCTAATTTACTTATTTTCATACTATGTTATAATGACCAGGTTTTGACTCATAAATAGATGAGTCTCTAGCCATTTTTCGAATAAAGTTTTTAGCTTCTTCTTCAGTAAACTTTTCAGTCTTTGCTAATTCTTCTACCAATTGTTTTTCTTCTACAGGGGTTTTATGTTCACCTTCAAGTGATTTCATTACATCCATGAATAACTGCATCTTTGATACCTCACTTCTAGGTCTTCCTTGTAATACTCCAAGATCCACTTTTCCAGTATTAACATCAATTCCTGCATCTTCAAACATACTTTGTAATAGATCAATTGCACGTTGCGCATCATCACCCTCAACTTGAGTTTTCATTAGTAAACGTGCTCTTGCAGTAGCCAATCTAATCAAACCCTCTAATTGTCTAGGCGTGACTGTAATCATTTCTTCAGCCTCAACATTTCTCATCTTCATATAATAATCAAGAATTTTTTCTTCAGCCTCCTTAGTTAAGATTGGATTTATTCTTTTTACATATGATAAATATTTGGTTAATGTTTCAGAATCAATTTGTGATTTTTTATCAATTCCACTTGGAGTGTGTAAATTAATTATGTGTTTAGCAATTTGTGTATCTCTTTCTTTTGATGGTTTGTCACGAACTACAAAAATTAAATCAAATCTTGTTAGTAATGGAACTGGAAGATTAACATTTTCTGTAATATTTTTGAAAGGATCATATTTTCCAAACATTGGATTTGCTGCTGCAAGAATTGAAGTTCGAGCATTTAATGTTGCAACAATTCCTCCTTTAGAAATACTTGCTGTTTGTTGTTCCATAACTTCGTGTAATGCACTTCTATCTTCAGCTTTCATTTTATCAAATTCGTCAATACAAACTAAACCTTGATCACCAAGCACTGTTGCGCCAGCTTCCAACATGAAAATTCCATTTGTGTCTCTAACAACTGCTGCAGTTAAACCAGCTGCAGTAGAACCACGTCCAGAAGTATACAAACCACGAGGAGCTACTCTAACACAGAATTTTAACATCTCACTTTTTGCAGTACCTGGATCACCAACTAGGAAAACGTTGATGTCACCTCTAATTTTACTACCATCTTCTAATTCCCTTTGTGTAGAACCAGCCATTAGTAACAAAATTGACTCTTTGATAATTTCATGCCCTGTAATATGAGGAGCATACGAGTCAATCAATTGTTGATACAAATCAGGACTTTTGGATAATGATTTAATCATTTTTTCTTCTTCAGGTGAAATTTCCTCTCTTTGAATTCTTCTTGATTTTTTATCTTTTTTACTACCTAAAAATTCAACATTATTTCCATCCAATCTTAATCGGTACAAAGGACTACTGTTCTTTGATACACCACTCATTTTCTCTTGTTCGATTCTAACTATTCCCGTAAGAACTACTCTATCACCAGGTCGTGCGTTATCTACCAAATCTTGTTTTACAGTAACATCAAGATAATGAGGTAACTGTCCAGGTGGAAGATCTTCAGGCAATTCTTGTAAACGTACAAATTGTACATCAATAAAACGGCTTGATTCAGGCTCTACACCGAGTTCTCTGTGAGTACATTTTGGATTTGAACACTGTACAGGAGAT is part of the Candidatus Nitrosopelagicus brevis genome and harbors:
- a CDS encoding DEAD/DEAH box helicase — its product is MKISKLDLKPEVIDFLTSQGYEKLFEPQEEAVKAGLFDDKKNILVTIPTASGKTLIAMLATLSHLSKHKTKVVYLTPLRALTSEKFEEFKKLEKFNLGRKIKVALSTGDSKEKKEKLEDADVIFLTNESMDANMAFQQDWIYDIGLVVSDEIHLIGDDTRGPTLEIVLTRLRSGFIGKNPPRIIGLSATISNSDELADWLDCDLVESTFRRVPLSEAVYSRHIITNQDREETEGNLSNDRQESRHQKDWIGLGLDTVDDGDQCLIFAMTRKNAVAWAKEAGRDVVKMLNENQKKELEKISKKILPKDSYDNTKLTTELAQMVKNGTAFHHAGLDQRCRTIIETEYKNRHIKFLTATPTLAAGVNLPARRVVIPSVMRYTNNGLEKISILEYKQMCGRAGRPQYDDMGESIIISKGYPDEILEHYVDGEPEPLESKTLDEDSSLRINLLGFIFTASKFKPTSYEKIIKFFSQTFAAYQLSNDSVLEKKITKQLEKLKEYGMITDDNGFEPTKFGIRVFYLRIDPKTAFDMTGYVEDYVRGTKHTFGILHMITNLPEFYSQFPVPDKYQEDMDDLINKNEKLYTQQKFSDEDCFKSLLILYKWIDAMTYQDMSEHFDAEPGDIFYIKENAKDLVYTFTEIVKFWRDHAKENEQKKIVSEYQNLIDESDLLRLQVVHGVPEKYLELVKIKQIGRVRAQILYKNGYKNKTTLKKAPLEKLAAIDKIGMILAKSIKSQVEKKVK
- a CDS encoding minichromosome maintenance protein MCM, whose translation is MTLETQTESALSDYVKKFLLEFKDEKGNFRYVDDIDNMMPSKSKFINIDYNDLVLHPDIESVFGENPDSILEAFSRAIKEILQERFPKYAKKIEHEIRARIANYPVQRSLRQINAEVIGKITSVSGMVLRASEVKPLAKELVFVCPEGHRTDVLLGHGLSLTSPVQCSNPKCTHRELGVEPESSRFIDVQFVRLQELPEDLPPGQLPHYLDVTVKQDLVDNARPGDRVVLTGIVRIEQEKMSGVSKNSSPLYRLRLDGNNVEFLGSKKDKKSRRIQREEISPEEEKMIKSLSKSPDLYQQLIDSYAPHITGHEIIKESILLLMAGSTQRELEDGSKIRGDINVFLVGDPGTAKSEMLKFCVRVAPRGLYTSGRGSTAAGLTAAVVRDTNGIFMLEAGATVLGDQGLVCIDEFDKMKAEDRSALHEVMEQQTASISKGGIVATLNARTSILAAANPMFGKYDPFKNITENVNLPVPLLTRFDLIFVVRDKPSKERDTQIAKHIINLHTPSGIDKKSQIDSETLTKYLSYVKRINPILTKEAEEKILDYYMKMRNVEAEEMITVTPRQLEGLIRLATARARLLMKTQVEGDDAQRAIDLLQSMFEDAGIDVNTGKVDLGVLQGRPRSEVSKMQLFMDVMKSLEGEHKTPVEEKQLVEELAKTEKFTEEEAKNFIRKMARDSSIYESKPGHYNIV